One window of the Macaca thibetana thibetana isolate TM-01 chromosome 1, ASM2454274v1, whole genome shotgun sequence genome contains the following:
- the PEX19 gene encoding peroxisomal biogenesis factor 19, protein MAAAEEDCGVGAEADRELEELLESALDDFDKAKPSPAPPSTTTAPDASGPQKRSPGDTAKDALFASQEKFFQELFDSELASQATAEFEKAMKELAEEEPHLVEQFQKLSEAAGRVGSDMTSQQEFTSCLKETLSGLAKNATDLQNSGMSDEELTKAMEGLGMDEGDGEGNILPIMQSIMQNLLSKDVLYPSLKEITEKYPEWLQSHRESLPPEQFEKYQEQHSVMCKICEQFEAETPTDSETTQKARFEMVLDLMQQLQDLGHPPKELAGEMPPGLNFDLDALNLSGPPGASGEQCLIM, encoded by the exons ATGGCGGCCGCTGAGGAAGACTGTGGTGTCGGGGCAGAAGCAGACAGGGAATTGGAGGAGCTTCTGGAAA GTGCTCTTGATGATTTCGATAAAGCCAAACCCTCCCCAGCACCCCCTTCTACCACCACGGCCCCTGATGCTTCGGGGCCCCAGAAGAGATCGCCAGGAGACACTGCCAAA GATGCCCTCTTCGCTTCCCAAGAGAAGTTTTTCCAGGAACTATTCGACAGTGAACTGGCTTCTCAAGCCACTGCAGAGTTCGAGAAGGCAATGAAGGAGTTGGCTGAGGAAGAGCCCCACCTGGTGGAGCAGTTCCAAAAGCTCTCGGAGGCTGCGGGGAGAGTGG GCAGTGATATGACCTCCCAACAAGAATTCACTTCTTGCCTAAAGGAGACACTAAGTGGATTAGCCAAAAATGCCACTGACCTTCAG AACTCTGGCATGTCGGATGAAGAGCTGACCAAGGCCATGGAGGGGCTAGGCATGGACgaaggggatggggaagggaacATCCTCCCCATCATGCAGAGTATTATGCAGAACCTACTCTCCAAGGATGTGCTGTACCCATCACTGAAGGAGATCACAGAAAAG TATCCAGAATGGTTGCAGAGTCATCGGGAATCTCTACCTCCAGAGCAGTTTGAAAAATATCAGGAGCAGCACAGCGTCATGTGCAAAATATGTGAGCAGTTCGAGGCAGAGACCCCCACAGACAGTGAGACCACTCAAAAGGCTCGTTTTGAGATGGTGCTAGATCTTATGCAGCAG cTACAGGATTTGGGCCATCCTCCAAAAGAACTGGCTGGAGAGATG cctcctggcctcaactTTGACCTGGATGCCCTCAATCTTTCGGGCCCACCAGGTGCCAGTGGCGAACAGTGTCTGATCATGTGA